One Acinetobacter colistiniresistens DNA segment encodes these proteins:
- a CDS encoding TerC family protein: MILEWMSDPAAWVGLATLVVLEIVLGIDNLVFIAILAEKLPPEQRNAARKIGLLLALIMRLILLASIAWVVTLTTPLFHIFDHPFSGRDLILLFGGVFLLFKGTMELHERIEGKQAHKEENPVHAVFWMVVVQIVVLDAVFSLDSVITAVGMVKELSVMMIAVTIAIGIMLLASRPLMDFVNKHPTVVILCLGFLMMIGFSLVVEGFGFHIPKGYLYAAIGFSVLVEMVNQTMRRNQEKLVTTTDLRYRTASAVLRMLGSKGSGNEGQHKETEDVLATQAYAKEVFDEDNGVYHSVLVQGVLGLSERPVKSVMTPRPELEWLDLDDDPAELKERLMAMTHSRLIIARGELDNIEGVVLTHKVLNEYIETGAIDFTKHLREPVIVHENAQVLMVMEQLRQAPLQMAIVLNEYGSIEGIATPIDMLEAIAGEFPDEDELEATAESLDDGSMLLEGSTDIRHVSLLLGKDLVDESEEYSTLSGYILFHLGRLPENGDMIEVDGYRFEVVTMDGHKIEKVRIIAKEKPVEK, encoded by the coding sequence ATGATTCTGGAATGGATGTCAGATCCTGCTGCTTGGGTTGGCTTAGCTACATTGGTGGTGCTTGAAATTGTATTGGGTATTGATAACCTTGTTTTTATTGCAATTTTAGCCGAAAAATTACCACCCGAACAACGGAATGCTGCGCGTAAGATTGGTTTGCTGCTGGCCCTGATAATGCGTTTGATCTTGCTGGCCTCGATCGCATGGGTCGTGACATTAACCACACCGCTGTTCCATATTTTTGATCATCCCTTTTCTGGACGTGACTTGATTCTACTGTTTGGTGGTGTGTTCTTATTATTTAAAGGCACCATGGAACTGCATGAACGAATCGAAGGAAAGCAAGCACATAAAGAAGAAAATCCAGTGCATGCCGTGTTCTGGATGGTGGTGGTACAGATCGTGGTGCTGGATGCGGTCTTCTCGCTCGACAGTGTGATCACTGCCGTGGGGATGGTGAAAGAGCTTTCAGTGATGATGATCGCGGTCACGATTGCAATCGGCATCATGTTGTTGGCTTCACGCCCGTTAATGGACTTTGTTAATAAGCATCCGACCGTGGTGATTCTGTGTCTTGGCTTCCTGATGATGATTGGTTTCTCATTGGTGGTCGAAGGCTTTGGTTTCCATATCCCGAAAGGTTATTTGTATGCTGCGATCGGTTTCTCTGTGCTGGTGGAAATGGTGAACCAAACCATGCGCCGTAACCAAGAGAAATTGGTCACCACGACAGATTTACGTTATCGCACTGCTTCTGCGGTACTGCGTATGCTCGGCAGTAAAGGCAGTGGTAACGAAGGCCAGCATAAAGAGACTGAAGATGTTTTAGCAACACAGGCATATGCCAAAGAAGTCTTTGATGAAGACAATGGGGTCTATCATAGTGTCTTGGTACAAGGCGTGCTGGGTTTATCCGAGCGTCCAGTCAAGTCAGTGATGACGCCACGCCCAGAGTTGGAATGGCTGGATTTAGATGATGATCCTGCCGAGCTAAAAGAACGTTTAATGGCGATGACCCATTCACGTTTGATCATTGCACGTGGTGAGTTGGACAATATTGAAGGTGTTGTTTTAACGCATAAAGTGTTGAATGAATACATTGAAACCGGGGCGATTGATTTTACCAAGCACTTACGTGAACCTGTGATTGTGCATGAGAATGCGCAAGTGTTGATGGTGATGGAACAGTTACGTCAAGCACCGTTGCAAATGGCGATTGTCTTGAATGAATATGGTTCAATTGAAGGTATTGCCACACCAATTGATATGCTGGAAGCGATCGCAGGTGAATTTCCTGACGAAGATGAATTAGAAGCAACAGCGGAAAGTCTGGATGACGGTTCGATGTTACTGGAAGGTTCAACCGATATTCGCCATGTGTCTTTGCTATTGGGCAAAGACTTGGTCGATGAAAGTGAAGAATATTCTACGTTGTCTGGCTATATCCTGTTCCACTTGGGTCGTTTACCTGAAAATGGCGACATGATCGAAGTCGATGGCTATCGTTTTGAAGTGGTCACAATGGATGGGCACAAAATCGAAAAAGTGCGCATTATTGCCAAAGAAAAACCTGTAGAGAAATAA
- a CDS encoding LOG family protein translates to MNSVLRMTEKKSINPTPTTTQSLIALYCGSRTGNKPIYRDKAIELAQHIANQGFGIVYGGASIGLMGQVADTVLEHAGEVVGVIPEFMLDYEIAHHKLTELHIVNSMHERKALMAERASAFIALPGGLGTFEEILEIATWGQLNQHQKPMIIYNVNRFYDALIAQLDHAVEEGFLPPQHRAKVIICETLEQISSVIKNLNTPSHIEV, encoded by the coding sequence ATGAATAGTGTATTAAGAATGACAGAGAAAAAAAGCATTAACCCGACTCCCACAACCACTCAATCTCTGATTGCCCTCTATTGCGGTTCGCGTACAGGCAATAAACCGATTTATCGAGACAAAGCCATTGAACTTGCCCAGCATATTGCCAATCAGGGCTTTGGGATTGTCTATGGCGGTGCCAGCATTGGCTTGATGGGCCAAGTGGCTGATACCGTACTGGAACATGCGGGTGAAGTGGTCGGCGTGATTCCAGAGTTTATGCTGGACTATGAAATCGCTCACCATAAACTGACCGAACTACATATCGTTAACAGTATGCATGAACGTAAGGCACTGATGGCTGAACGTGCCAGTGCCTTTATTGCCTTACCGGGTGGTTTAGGCACTTTTGAAGAAATTCTGGAAATTGCGACTTGGGGACAACTCAATCAGCATCAGAAACCGATGATTATCTATAACGTCAATCGTTTTTATGATGCGCTGATTGCCCAGCTGGATCATGCGGTTGAAGAAGGCTTCTTACCGCCGCAGCATCGTGCCAAAGTGATTATTTGCGAAACACTGGAACAGATTTCAAGTGTGATTAAAAACTTAAACACGCCAAGCCATATCGAAGTCTGA
- a CDS encoding choice-of-anchor I family protein translates to MKFRISVLLTAILSVGLVACNDDNDNKSNPAEVVEPTPNTIKLSLLGRYETNVFAKSAAEIPAYDAATKRLFVVNAQKGLVDVLDASKPEKPIHIAELSARTYLANSDVNSVAVKNGIVALAVQAENKTDAGMVVFFNAKDLSFISQVTVGSLPDMLTFSPDGKTVLVANEGEPNDDYSVDPEGSVSIIDVSNIQQPKVNTADFKAWNTQKADLLAKGVRIFGPNASVAQDLEPEYITVAADSKTAWVTLQENNAIARIDIAQKKVTDIYPLGYKDHGQVGNELDVSDKDKKIDIKTWAGLVGMYQPDSIASYQANGQTYLVTANEGDSREWLKDSKAYYAGDASKGFVENIRMKHLFNSKGFNTDGDYPAHLQQLAVGVKGAKLNPVTFAYCGATATAAGACREDAQLGRLNIAWNMGYQTNADGSPKLDANGLLTYDKLYAYGARSFSIWNTQGQLVWDSGSEFEKKTAELFPEYFNSDHEAVAFDDRSDNKGPEPEGVTIGTIGQKTFAFIGLERMSGIMVYDISTPNKPKFIEYFTSRHFAETDIAKQGDLGPEGLIFIAAKDSPNGKPLLVVGNEVSGSTAVYQVNVQ, encoded by the coding sequence ATGAAATTTAGGATTTCAGTTTTACTGACCGCAATACTGTCTGTGGGGTTGGTGGCGTGTAATGATGACAATGACAACAAGAGCAACCCGGCTGAGGTGGTTGAGCCGACGCCAAATACCATCAAACTGAGTTTGCTAGGACGTTACGAGACTAACGTTTTTGCCAAAAGCGCAGCAGAAATTCCAGCCTATGATGCTGCGACAAAACGTCTGTTTGTGGTCAACGCACAGAAAGGTTTAGTGGATGTTTTAGATGCATCTAAACCTGAAAAGCCCATCCATATTGCAGAACTTTCTGCACGAACCTATTTAGCCAATTCAGACGTCAATAGTGTTGCGGTGAAAAATGGCATTGTTGCACTCGCCGTTCAAGCTGAAAACAAAACCGATGCAGGGATGGTGGTCTTTTTCAATGCCAAAGATTTAAGTTTTATCAGTCAGGTTACCGTGGGTTCTTTGCCTGATATGTTGACCTTTAGCCCTGATGGCAAAACCGTCTTGGTGGCCAATGAAGGCGAGCCGAATGATGATTATTCAGTTGATCCTGAGGGATCAGTCAGCATTATTGATGTCAGTAATATTCAGCAACCAAAAGTAAATACGGCAGATTTTAAGGCGTGGAATACGCAGAAAGCAGATTTGCTTGCCAAAGGTGTACGTATTTTTGGGCCCAATGCAAGCGTGGCTCAAGACTTGGAGCCGGAATATATTACTGTTGCCGCAGACAGTAAAACGGCTTGGGTGACCTTACAAGAAAATAATGCCATTGCGCGGATTGATATTGCGCAAAAGAAAGTCACGGATATTTATCCTTTGGGTTATAAAGATCACGGTCAAGTCGGTAATGAGCTCGATGTCAGTGATAAAGACAAGAAGATTGATATCAAGACCTGGGCGGGGCTAGTCGGGATGTACCAACCTGACTCGATTGCCAGTTATCAAGCCAATGGTCAAACCTATTTGGTCACGGCCAATGAAGGGGATAGCCGTGAGTGGTTAAAAGATTCCAAAGCCTATTATGCAGGCGATGCCAGTAAAGGCTTTGTTGAAAATATCCGAATGAAGCATCTGTTTAACAGCAAAGGCTTTAATACGGATGGCGATTACCCAGCACATTTACAACAACTTGCGGTCGGGGTGAAGGGTGCCAAACTCAATCCAGTGACTTTTGCATATTGTGGCGCAACGGCGACAGCCGCAGGTGCTTGCCGTGAAGATGCGCAATTAGGCCGTCTTAACATCGCCTGGAATATGGGCTATCAGACCAATGCGGATGGTTCTCCGAAACTGGATGCCAATGGTTTGCTCACATATGACAAGCTCTATGCTTATGGCGCGCGTTCATTCAGTATCTGGAATACCCAAGGTCAGTTGGTCTGGGATTCAGGCAGTGAGTTTGAAAAGAAAACGGCTGAACTGTTCCCTGAATATTTTAACAGTGATCATGAAGCGGTTGCCTTTGATGACCGTAGTGATAATAAAGGCCCTGAACCAGAAGGGGTTACAATTGGCACAATTGGTCAAAAAACCTTTGCTTTTATCGGCTTGGAACGGATGAGTGGTATTATGGTGTATGACATCAGCACACCGAATAAACCAAAATTTATTGAATATTTTACCTCGCGTCATTTTGCTGAGACGGATATTGCCAAACAGGGAGATTTAGGGCCTGAAGGCCTGATCTTTATTGCAGCTAAAGACTCACCAAACGGCAAGCCTTTATTGGTCGTCGGCAATGAAGTGAGTGGTTCAACCGCGGTGTACCAAGTAAATGTGCAATAA
- the mdtD gene encoding multidrug transporter subunit MdtD, producing the protein MTTTHQAVQPEFRLLVLLVSIGFFMQALDTTIVNTAIPAMAVQLNENPLQMHSVIVAYVLSVAACIPLSGWLADRFGIRNTYLSSMVIFSLASLGCGLSQNLEQLLFFRVIQGLGGALLMPVGRLALLKLIPRTQFLSAMSLMSLAGLVGPLLGPTLGGWLVEVTTWHWIFLINIPMGVLGMIMTLKVMPNQKEPTVKAFDFSGFILLMVAMVGLSLGIENIAASQYSRLVSLVLLAGGLIATVGYAYHAHSHQNALFHGRLFRYKIFSIGVLGNFFARLGSNAIPFILPLMLQVAFGFEPFITGLMMIPMVLGSLFSKPIVRPLIQHVGYRRFLLTNTVLVGLCIASFSLMTAATPLWLKVLHLFIFGTLNSLQFVGMNTLTLKDLPQQDASSGNSFLSMIMMLSMSIGVALAGTLINVFGQYFTTASISTAFHATLITLGCINIITAMVFWQIPKETTE; encoded by the coding sequence ATGACAACAACACATCAAGCAGTACAGCCTGAATTTCGTCTATTGGTGCTCTTAGTCTCGATTGGCTTTTTTATGCAAGCCTTGGATACCACCATCGTCAATACGGCAATTCCAGCGATGGCCGTACAGCTCAATGAAAACCCATTGCAAATGCATAGTGTCATTGTGGCCTATGTGCTGTCGGTTGCAGCCTGTATTCCACTGAGTGGCTGGCTGGCGGATCGCTTCGGTATCCGGAATACCTATCTCAGTTCCATGGTGATTTTCAGTCTGGCCTCTCTCGGCTGTGGTCTCTCCCAAAATCTGGAACAACTGTTATTCTTTCGCGTGATACAAGGCCTTGGCGGCGCCTTACTCATGCCTGTCGGGCGTTTAGCCCTGTTAAAGCTGATCCCACGCACACAATTCCTGTCTGCCATGAGCTTAATGAGCCTTGCAGGTCTGGTCGGTCCCTTGCTGGGGCCAACCTTAGGCGGATGGCTGGTTGAAGTCACAACATGGCACTGGATTTTCCTCATCAATATTCCAATGGGCGTGCTGGGCATGATCATGACCCTAAAAGTCATGCCAAATCAAAAAGAACCTACGGTAAAAGCGTTTGACTTCAGTGGCTTTATTTTATTAATGGTGGCAATGGTGGGCCTATCTTTAGGCATTGAAAATATTGCGGCTTCACAATATTCACGTCTGGTCAGTCTGGTATTACTGGCAGGCGGGCTAATTGCGACCGTGGGCTATGCTTATCATGCCCACAGCCATCAAAATGCGCTCTTTCATGGCCGCTTATTCCGCTACAAGATTTTCTCTATCGGGGTGCTGGGCAATTTCTTTGCCCGTTTGGGCAGTAATGCCATTCCCTTTATTTTGCCTTTGATGCTGCAGGTTGCCTTTGGCTTTGAACCTTTCATCACGGGTTTGATGATGATTCCAATGGTTTTAGGCTCATTATTTTCCAAACCGATCGTAAGGCCACTCATTCAGCATGTGGGTTATCGCCGTTTTCTGCTGACCAATACGGTTCTGGTCGGCTTATGTATTGCCAGCTTTTCACTCATGACCGCAGCAACCCCCCTTTGGTTGAAGGTACTGCACCTGTTTATTTTTGGCACACTCAATTCCTTGCAATTTGTCGGCATGAATACACTCACCCTAAAAGATTTGCCGCAACAGGATGCCAGCAGTGGTAATAGCTTCTTGTCTATGATTATGATGCTCTCGATGAGTATTGGCGTGGCGCTGGCAGGAACACTGATCAATGTATTTGGTCAATACTTTACAACAGCATCGATTAGTACTGCGTTTCATGCCACACTGATTACACTGGGCTGTATCAATATTATTACAGCGATGGTGTTTTGGCAGATTCCCAAAGAAACGACCGAATAA
- a CDS encoding glycoside hydrolase family 25 protein: MVKKSAKSQFAQHYPTYASIGLAVMLGAVSYFGLFYQQKAVAQDYSIRGFDVSHHQGEINWKKISPRQYHFVYLKATEGGDFKDQNFQQNWLKAREQGLHVGAYHFYRLCRDGAIQAENFIATVPNKADALPPVIDLEYDSNCINTYTKEQLLKEIQVMHDQLHRHYGKQPIFYISKSFYHIVLMGNFNNTPLWVRDYEGKPELKDGRQWLFWQHSSQGKISGVPKAVDLNVYAESPKQWRMFLKAQGIEDAK; encoded by the coding sequence ATGGTAAAAAAATCCGCGAAATCTCAGTTTGCACAACATTATCCGACCTATGCCAGTATCGGGTTAGCCGTGATGCTTGGAGCGGTCAGCTACTTTGGATTGTTCTATCAGCAAAAGGCTGTTGCCCAAGATTATTCCATCCGTGGTTTTGATGTTTCCCACCATCAAGGTGAGATTAACTGGAAAAAAATCTCTCCAAGGCAATATCACTTTGTCTATCTTAAAGCCACCGAAGGCGGTGATTTTAAAGATCAGAACTTCCAGCAAAACTGGCTTAAAGCACGCGAACAGGGCTTACATGTCGGTGCTTATCATTTCTACCGCCTATGCCGTGACGGCGCCATTCAGGCCGAAAACTTTATTGCCACCGTTCCAAACAAAGCAGATGCTTTGCCACCGGTGATCGATTTGGAATATGACAGTAACTGCATCAATACCTATACCAAAGAGCAGCTGTTAAAAGAAATTCAGGTCATGCATGATCAGCTCCATCGGCATTATGGCAAACAACCGATTTTTTATATTTCCAAAAGTTTTTATCATATTGTCTTAATGGGAAATTTTAACAACACCCCGTTATGGGTTAGAGACTATGAGGGTAAACCTGAGCTTAAGGATGGCCGGCAATGGCTGTTTTGGCAACATAGTAGCCAAGGCAAAATCTCAGGCGTGCCCAAAGCCGTTGATTTAAATGTTTATGCAGAATCACCGAAACAATGGCGCATGTTTCTAAAAGCACAGGGCATCGAAGATGCCAAATGA
- the dinB gene encoding DNA polymerase IV, with translation MPNELRKIIHIDMDAFYASVELKNRPELKDLPVVVSSHHPRAVIAAASYPARVFGLRSAMSMGQARKLCPQVVVIEPNFEKYREVSAQIHQIFQQYTTLIEPLSLDEAYLDVTENLKNIPSATEVAAQIRADIFAVTGLTASAGVAPNKFLAKIASDWNKPNGLFVIKPHQVLSFIQDLALNKIPGVGKVTQERLQQLNLHTLGDLQKIEENVLIHHFGKYGKQLYLYAQGIDHRPVKAERERQQISKEITFDEDYTLAQCSHTWQPLTEQIWRSLNKKQLTARGVTIKLKLKNFQVLQHSKSFKQALQSQQDLGQVILQLLDEMHIDPESQFRLVGVGVYQLQAVQEESQLSLW, from the coding sequence ATGCCAAATGAGCTACGTAAAATTATCCATATCGATATGGATGCCTTCTATGCCTCGGTTGAGCTCAAAAATCGCCCTGAGCTAAAAGATTTGCCTGTGGTGGTGTCGTCCCATCATCCTCGTGCGGTCATTGCTGCAGCGTCTTATCCAGCCCGTGTTTTTGGGTTACGTTCTGCCATGTCGATGGGTCAAGCCAGAAAACTGTGTCCACAGGTGGTGGTGATTGAGCCCAATTTTGAAAAATATCGTGAAGTTTCAGCACAAATCCATCAGATTTTTCAGCAATATACGACGTTAATCGAGCCCCTGTCTTTAGACGAAGCCTATCTGGATGTCACTGAAAACCTGAAGAATATCCCCAGTGCCACCGAAGTAGCGGCACAAATTCGTGCAGATATTTTTGCAGTCACTGGACTTACCGCTTCGGCAGGCGTCGCACCGAATAAGTTCTTGGCCAAGATTGCCTCGGACTGGAACAAACCTAATGGCTTATTTGTGATTAAGCCCCATCAAGTGCTCAGTTTTATTCAGGATTTGGCACTGAATAAAATTCCGGGAGTGGGTAAAGTCACTCAGGAACGACTGCAACAACTGAATTTACATACCTTGGGTGATCTGCAAAAAATTGAAGAAAATGTGCTGATTCATCATTTTGGTAAATATGGCAAACAACTGTATTTATATGCGCAGGGTATTGATCATCGTCCCGTCAAAGCAGAACGGGAGCGTCAGCAGATTTCCAAAGAAATTACCTTTGATGAAGATTATACCCTTGCTCAATGCAGCCATACGTGGCAGCCTTTGACCGAACAAATCTGGCGCAGCTTGAATAAGAAACAGCTGACTGCCCGTGGTGTAACCATCAAACTGAAACTTAAAAATTTCCAGGTGCTGCAACACAGTAAAAGTTTTAAACAGGCACTACAATCGCAACAGGACTTGGGACAAGTAATACTGCAACTATTGGATGAAATGCATATTGACCCA